DNA sequence from the Lynx canadensis isolate LIC74 chromosome B2, mLynCan4.pri.v2, whole genome shotgun sequence genome:
AATTAAGGGCCTAATTAAGTTTCACAGAACTTAAAACATTGTCAATATTTCTCTTGGAAAATACTATCTCtcctaatgtgtgtgtgtgtgtgggggggggaatcCCTGCATGTATCCCAATTATTCACCAAGAAATTATTGGACAGCTCATGTCAATTAGCATAATTACATGCCGAGacacaaaatagaattttaatagtatttaattGAAAGGAAGTGAGAACCTTAAGCTCTTAAAATATTGGGGacttttttaattctcttctccCCCTTGCATGCAGGGAACAGACTGCTAGCAGATGTAGCTAAAAAATCTGCAGGCCCGTCTGTTTGCTCCCTCCATGCCAGggggagaagagaatgaagagTCTTGCATTTAACAGGGAGTTACACCTTCGGGAAACAGAGACCGTGAATGTTTCAGGACAGAGCACTGGCAATGCAATCAAATCAAATTACACGCCTTTCAAGGTATGTTACCTTCACCAAAGGAACACTCATAACTTTTCTGTGCTGCAAGACTTGTCTTGAAAAGACTGGTCTCCAAATAATATTTCCAAGAACAGCTGGTATATATTGAAGCCGAATGTGGCCCGTTTCTCTGTAGGTGCAGGGGAAAGAGTGCCCTTATTCATCAGCAGATACACCTTTTACTTCCTCAAGGTTAAGCACGCAGATTCCATTTTTACACAGGGATGGAAAAAGAGGCGGGACTCGACGCTCAGTAAGAAATGTTCACGAATACAACACAGGCAAGTAGTGTTTTTAACTTACGGGAAGTACAGTTTAGGATACACCCAGTGGCTGATTCCTGGAATAAAATTAGGTATTTGTTCAAGGAGTAAATAATCACACGCTTTTGAAATAGGAAGTGTAAACCTAACAGAGGCTGGGGGAAAGAGAAGCGTGGGTGTGGACGGGCAGGTTTCCAGGGAGAAACGATTCATTATCTGGGAGACAAGCCAGCGCCCGAGAGAGGCCGTTCCATACAGCCCGATCAGGGAAACCACCACAGCGCCGCCTTTCCAAGGTTTTTTCCCTGGAATAAAGTCTTCCCTAGTCTCTTcattctgccttttgtttgtaAATGAAAGGCAGAGGGTTTCTGGGTGCAGTCGGTTTCCCAGTTCATCAAAGgacttggtgggggagggggagcttgGAAAAGCTTTGCCGCCTGCTCCTGCGCTCTGCAAGGCATGAGTAAAAGGTCACCTTCCTCAACAACTTAAGAAACCTAGTGTTTCCAACCCAGATGAAGAGAATAAGTCACTTCCCCCAAAATATGTGGCAgcgaaggggaagggaaagaagacaatAAGTAATACGTAAAGAAAGGAAACGGGGAGGTAAAAACCGCACCTTGACCTGTAGCCAGGAGGCGCTGACGCGGGCCGCCCGACGGGTCACGGAGAGAGGACCCGGCGCCCGACGCGGTTTCACGAACGCCCCCAAATGCCTGCAATCGCAGCTCAGGAGAGTTCCACGCGAGCTCAGCTGCCCCGCCACGAGTCGCCACCTCGACCAGTGCTGAGCGACAGAAACAACAGCAAGACTTCACCCGGCCACCGAGGCCCGGGCAAGCGCACAGAACCGCAGGAACTTTCCATTAGGCGCCTTTTTTTAACCAAGGACTGTAAGCACCGCCCCTCGCATTGATGCTGAAAACTCGGGCTGGGCTCGGTCGGAGACCTCACCGGGCGGATACTGTGGGTCGGCGGTGTTCCCAAACAGGTCCGACAGAGGAGTATATAAACTCCTACCTCGGCGAGTAATAGTGTTTGTTCCGGAAACATGTCTGGACGCGGTAAGGGTGGGAAGGGCCTAGGCAAGGGGGGCGCCAAGCGCCACCGCAAGGTGCTGCGCGACAACATCCAGGGCATCACCAAGCCCGCCATCCGGCGGCTGGCCCGGCGCGGCGGCGTCAAGCGCATCTCCGGCCTCATCTACGAGGAGACCCGCGGGGTGCTCAAGGTGTTCCTGGAGAACGTGATCCGGGACGCCGTCACCTACACGGAGCAC
Encoded proteins:
- the LOC115514836 gene encoding histone H4, which gives rise to MSGRGKGGKGLGKGGAKRHRKVLRDNIQGITKPAIRRLARRGGVKRISGLIYEETRGVLKVFLENVIRDAVTYTEHAKRKTVTAMDVVYALKRQGRTLYGFGG